A single Mytilus trossulus isolate FHL-02 chromosome 12, PNRI_Mtr1.1.1.hap1, whole genome shotgun sequence DNA region contains:
- the LOC134692587 gene encoding uncharacterized protein LOC134692587: MEKYAVTADIERAFLHTELDENDRDVTRFFWLQNPNNPNSPLITYRFKVVLFSATCSPFILSATLMKHFRENPSNTSSELQRNIYVDNILTSFPDETTLLKFYAESRTLLHDAGFNLLSWNSNNENLRNRAIQEKAGDEDQTVKILGMRWNTKSDNILYNQLTLTENDDISLTKREVLRQSSRIFDPLGLISPVTVTSKLFMQRLWKEKLNWDDLLSCTLKEEWKSIAMEIEEATKTEFSRQIVPEYDAQDETELHIFTDASQQAYGACAYLVKGNTSSLIITKNRVAPVKTITLPRLELMGALIGARLANYLVGFIDTQKTYFWSDSQIVLSWISSTKTLTIFVSNRLKEIRKLAENSDWRYCPTDQNPADYLTRGITAKQLMNSALWIKGPKWINNKAEWPNWTRNVENCNTFSTITEESMDAEIHVPKTSCIQIEKYSSFSKLVRMTAYVLRFIHNLKTRKSERTIGILSIQEIGEAENTLIRNVQRTTFELEIGVDFTGALCTKGQNNIDCKTYICLFTCAATRAVHLEIVPDMKEESFMLALRRFVARHSLPRIMMSDNANTFKAAAESIQQKVVERGTEWKFIPNRAPWFGRWWERLIGLTKNAIKKY; the protein is encoded by the exons ATGGAGAAATATGCAGTGACAGCTGATATAGAGAGAGCATTTCTACACACAGAATTAGACGAAAATGACAGAGATGTTACGAGATTCTTTTGGTTACAGAACCCCAACAATCCGAACAGTCCATTAATAACTTACAGGTTCAAAGTAGTACTGTTTAGTGCAACCTGTTCACCCTTTATTTTGAGTGCTACATTGATGAAACACTTTAGAGAAAACCCATCCAACACATCCTCAGAACTGCAAAGGAACATATATGTAGATAACATTCTAACGAGCTTTCCTGACGAGACAACTCTACTCAAGTTTTACGCAGAATCTCGCACATTATTACACGATGCCGGTTTTAACTTGCTATCATGGAATTctaacaatgaaaacttacgAAATAGAGCAATACAGGAAAAGGCAGGAGACGAGGACCAGACAGTTAAAATACTTGGGATGCGCTGGAACACAAAATctgataatattttgtataatcaaCTTACTTTGACAGAAAATGATGATATATCATTAACAAAACGAGAAGTGTTGCGCCAGTCGTCAAGAATATTTGATCCGCTTGGATTAATATCCCCAGTTACTGTGACATCAAAACTTTTTATGCAAAGATTATGGAAAGAGAAGTTAAATTGGGACGATCTATTATCGTGTACTTTAAAAGAAGAGTGGAAATCGATCGCTATGGAAATAGAAGAGGCAACAAAAACAGAATTTTCCCGCCAAATAGTACCTGAATATGATGCGCAAGACGAGACTGAACTTCACATATTTACAGACGCCAGTCAACAAGCATATGGCGCGTGTGCCTATTTGGTCAAAGGGAACACATCTAGTCTAATCATTACAAAAAACAGAGTCGCTCCGGTAAAAACTATAACTTTGCCACGTTTGGAATTAATGGGTGCGCTGATTGGCGCCAGATTAGCGAACTATTTAGTAGGATTTATTGACACAcagaagacatatttttggaGTGACAGTCAAATAGTGTTGAGTTGGATATCGTCAACAAAAACGTTAACTATATTTGTATCTAATCGTCtcaaagaaataagaaaattggCCGAAAACAGTGATTGGAGATATTGCCCAACAGACCAAAACCCAGCAGATTATCTTACCCGCGGAATTACGGCAAAACAGTTGATGAATAGTGCACTTTGGATAAAGGGACCAAAATGGATCAACAACAAGGCAGAATGGCCAAACTGGACAAGAAATGTGGAAAACTGTAACACATTTTCAACAATTACAGAGGAATCTATGGATGCTGAGATACATGTACCAAAGACAAGTtgtattcaaattgaaaaatatagcTCGTTTAGTAAATTAGTTAGAATGACAGCATACGTGTTAAGATTTATCCATAATTTGAAGACCCGTAAAAGCGAGCGAACAATTGGAATACTCAGCATTCAAGAAATCGGAGAAGCCGAGAATACACTTATTCGTAATGTTCAGCGGACGACATTTGAACTCGAGATTG GTGTCGACTTTACAGGCGCTTTGTGTACAAAAGGACAAAATAACATTGACTGCAAAACTTATATTTGCCTGTTTACATGTGCAGCAACACGAGCAGTACATCTAGAAATTGTACCGGATATGAAAGAAGAGTCATTCATGTTAGCTTTAAGGAGATTTGTGGCACGCCATTCACTTCCCAGAATAATGATGTCAGATAACGCTAATACATTTAAAGCTGCAGCCGAATCAATTCAACAAAAAGTTGTGGAGCGCGGAACCGAATGGAAATTCATCCCAAATAGAGCCCCATGGTTTGGTAGATGGTGGGAAAGACTTATAGGACTAACCAAAAATGCTATTAAAAAGTATTAG